A single region of the Gemmatimonadaceae bacterium genome encodes:
- the bamD gene encoding outer membrane protein assembly factor BamD, which yields MRPGRILFAATLLLALAAGGCRPVFNPGKYTDMNALYKAALTEFNAKRFDNSAKAFERLTVELPARDSRVPVAYFYLGKSQDKIGERLLAAKSYSRIYEQFPEDTLADDGLYYSGLAYEAMWRKPVLDAQYGENALTQFQTLHALYPSSPVTVQGDKELAKLDEWFATKDYETGRHYLKRKAYDSAIIYFKDVIRLHPAAPKTREAYLRLHEAYSAINYKDDARDTCEAARKNYPTDREVRQLCGAAAAPVVSQ from the coding sequence ATGAGACCTGGGCGTATTCTATTTGCGGCAACCCTGCTGCTTGCCCTCGCCGCAGGCGGATGCCGGCCGGTGTTCAATCCCGGCAAGTATACCGACATGAACGCGTTGTACAAGGCGGCATTGACCGAGTTCAACGCGAAGCGGTTCGACAACAGCGCCAAGGCGTTCGAGCGGCTCACGGTGGAGCTTCCGGCAAGGGATTCGCGCGTGCCCGTCGCCTACTTCTACCTCGGCAAATCACAGGACAAGATTGGCGAGCGCCTGCTCGCGGCCAAGTCGTACAGCAGGATTTACGAGCAGTTTCCGGAGGACACGCTGGCGGATGACGGTCTCTATTATTCGGGGCTCGCGTACGAAGCAATGTGGCGCAAGCCGGTTCTCGATGCGCAGTATGGTGAGAACGCGCTGACGCAATTTCAGACGCTGCACGCGCTGTATCCCAGTTCGCCGGTGACAGTGCAGGGCGACAAGGAGCTCGCGAAGCTGGACGAGTGGTTCGCCACCAAGGACTACGAGACCGGCCGGCACTATCTCAAGCGCAAAGCGTACGACTCTGCGATCATCTACTTCAAGGACGTGATCAGGCTCCATCCGGCGGCACCGAAGACACGTGAAGCGTACCTGCGTCTGCACGAGGCATACTCGGCGATCAACTACAAGGACGACGCACGCGACACGTGCGAAGCGGCCCGCAAGAACTACCCGACGGATCGCGAAGTCAGACAGCTCTGTGGTGCGGCGGCCGCCCCGGTCGTATCGCAATAG
- the nadD gene encoding nicotinate-nucleotide adenylyltransferase: MRLGVFGGTFDPPHVGHLLAAVDAFEALSLDKLIFVPVASQPLKASAPASAPARDRLEMVRSAIGDDPRFEVSAAEIERGGLSYTVDTLEALNLEQPGATLFLILGMDAFGTLDRWKSPGRVKELATIAVLSRAETGREAEIGSMHGVTLIGMRRIDVSSSEIRGRIRDGRPIRGFVADSVENYIATAGLYRPEPGSR; encoded by the coding sequence TTGCGACTCGGCGTCTTTGGCGGGACGTTCGACCCTCCACACGTCGGCCACTTACTCGCCGCGGTAGATGCCTTCGAGGCGCTCTCGCTGGACAAGCTGATATTCGTGCCCGTCGCATCGCAGCCGCTCAAGGCGAGCGCGCCGGCCAGCGCTCCTGCCCGGGACAGGCTGGAAATGGTTCGCTCCGCCATCGGCGATGATCCTCGATTCGAGGTCAGCGCCGCGGAAATCGAAAGAGGCGGGTTATCTTACACGGTGGACACGCTGGAGGCGCTCAATCTGGAGCAGCCCGGAGCGACCTTGTTCCTGATTCTCGGGATGGATGCTTTCGGAACGCTCGATCGATGGAAATCGCCGGGGCGCGTCAAAGAGCTGGCAACAATCGCGGTGCTTTCGCGGGCAGAAACAGGTCGCGAGGCGGAGATCGGGTCGATGCACGGCGTTACCCTCATCGGCATGAGGCGAATCGACGTGTCGTCGTCCGAGATTCGCGGGCGTATCCGCGACGGGCGGCCAATTCGAGGGTTCGTGGCTGATTCGGTGGAGAACTACATCGCCACCGCGGGTTTATACCGACCGGAGCCCGGCAGCCGATGA
- the secA gene encoding preprotein translocase subunit SecA encodes MLKGVLQGVFGTRHDRERKRVQPIVDSINEEYERLQSVSEEELRGQTERFRERIREATSELEARIVELKAQKHDTADSAERERIDTELSGLDGRGGVEGELREATAEILDEILPESFATVRDACRRLIGTTVRVTGHDQEWNMIPYDVQLMGGIELHMGKIAEMATGEGKTLVATLPLYLNSLAGKGTHLITVNSYLARRDSEWMGHVYKYLGLTVGCIDDTDPGTQERKNAYECDITYGTNNEFGFDYLRDNMVVENNQRVQRAHVYAIVDEVDSVLIDEARTPLIISGPVGNESDAEYAMHNAAVARLVKRQSDLGNALVAEGERALEAGDTELAALKLYQARLGAPKNKRLLKALQETGVKQLVQKMELEHIADRKLPASKQQFRDVEESLLYVLDEKGHSVHLTDQGVEYMSPSDPEAFVLPDISQEVHRIDHDPDLTPEEKLSMRQAINVDYAAKSERLNIVHQLLRAHALYEKDVNYVVQDGQVLIVDEFTGRTMPGRRWSEGLHQAVEAKEGVQVKGETQTLATITIQNYFRMYSKLAGMTGTAETEETEFHQIYGLEVSVIPTNQPVIRDDRQDLVYKTRREKYNAMLEETERLHKLGYPVLVGTVSVDVSETLSRTFKRAGIVHNVLNAKYHQREAEIVAGAGQPEAVTIATNMAGRGTDIKLGEGVTVSKPSQIKDPEANIVDVVEIGGLHIIGSERHESRRIDRQLRGRSGRQGDPGTSQFFLSLEDDLMRLFGSDRIAKLMDRMGAEEGEMLTHPLITRSIEQAQKRVELQNFQSRKRLLEYDDVMNQQREVIYSLRSFALDGGEELKGEAEKMIEKGISRRVETALADLDSQEDWDFSLLRQDLLMHYLLTVPSFEEGVDRPTSITEAQEHAVEAAKKAFNDKLTGLAEFGDRLLSLVMLNVLDEKWKDHLYDLDQLRNAIHYRSWGQKDPLIEYKHEAYTMFVDLMNDVYHTFTERFLRAQISFNAPPVFETDSEPGEGDGQGRAVASQASRPTQRYNEFGVLEDVPELELAVNGEETEVEEVVDVGPAEPPTKKRAARPEPIVTGAGRVRSLNPVAQAGVPGVSGGGASADWTNVGRNDPCPCGSGKKFKKCHGANL; translated from the coding sequence ATGCTCAAGGGAGTATTGCAGGGAGTGTTCGGCACCAGGCACGATCGCGAGCGAAAACGCGTTCAGCCGATTGTCGACAGCATCAACGAGGAGTACGAGCGGCTTCAGTCCGTATCCGAGGAAGAGCTTCGGGGGCAGACCGAGCGTTTTCGAGAGCGCATTCGTGAGGCCACGAGCGAGCTCGAGGCGCGCATCGTGGAGCTCAAGGCGCAAAAGCATGACACTGCGGATTCGGCGGAACGCGAGCGCATCGACACGGAGCTGAGTGGTCTCGATGGACGCGGCGGAGTGGAAGGCGAGCTCCGCGAGGCAACTGCTGAAATCCTGGACGAGATTCTCCCCGAATCGTTCGCGACTGTGCGTGACGCCTGTCGCCGCCTGATCGGCACGACCGTGAGGGTGACGGGTCACGACCAGGAGTGGAACATGATCCCGTACGACGTGCAGCTCATGGGCGGAATCGAGCTGCACATGGGAAAGATCGCGGAGATGGCGACCGGTGAAGGTAAGACTCTCGTCGCGACTCTGCCGCTGTACCTGAATTCCCTCGCCGGAAAAGGCACCCACCTCATTACGGTCAACTCCTATCTCGCACGGCGCGACTCGGAGTGGATGGGGCATGTGTACAAGTATCTCGGGCTGACCGTCGGCTGCATCGACGACACGGACCCCGGCACTCAGGAGCGCAAGAACGCCTACGAGTGCGACATCACTTACGGCACGAACAACGAGTTCGGCTTCGACTACCTCCGCGACAACATGGTTGTCGAGAACAACCAGCGCGTTCAGCGCGCGCACGTCTACGCGATCGTCGACGAGGTGGATTCGGTTCTCATCGACGAAGCAAGAACACCGCTGATCATCTCCGGACCTGTCGGCAACGAATCCGATGCCGAGTACGCGATGCACAACGCGGCGGTCGCGCGGCTTGTCAAGCGGCAGAGCGACCTGGGCAATGCGCTCGTGGCTGAAGGGGAGCGCGCGCTGGAGGCGGGCGACACGGAGCTTGCGGCCCTCAAGCTCTACCAGGCGCGGCTCGGCGCACCGAAGAACAAGCGGCTTTTGAAAGCGCTTCAGGAAACGGGCGTGAAGCAGCTCGTCCAGAAGATGGAGCTCGAGCATATCGCCGACAGAAAGCTTCCCGCGAGCAAGCAGCAGTTCCGGGACGTCGAGGAAAGCCTGCTCTATGTCCTGGATGAGAAAGGGCACTCCGTACATCTGACCGATCAGGGCGTGGAGTACATGTCACCCTCGGATCCTGAGGCGTTCGTACTGCCCGATATCTCGCAGGAGGTCCACCGCATCGATCACGATCCCGACCTCACGCCGGAAGAGAAGCTTTCGATGCGGCAGGCGATCAACGTCGACTATGCCGCGAAGAGCGAGCGCCTGAACATCGTGCACCAGCTTCTTCGCGCGCACGCGCTCTACGAGAAGGACGTGAACTACGTGGTGCAGGACGGACAGGTTCTGATCGTGGACGAGTTCACGGGACGCACCATGCCGGGGCGCCGCTGGTCCGAAGGGCTCCACCAGGCAGTCGAGGCGAAGGAAGGAGTCCAGGTGAAGGGCGAGACACAAACGCTCGCCACGATCACCATCCAGAACTACTTCCGCATGTACAGCAAGCTTGCCGGCATGACGGGAACGGCGGAGACCGAGGAGACTGAATTCCATCAGATCTACGGGCTCGAGGTCTCGGTGATTCCGACGAATCAGCCGGTGATCCGCGACGACAGGCAGGACCTCGTCTACAAGACGCGGCGCGAGAAATACAACGCGATGCTCGAGGAAACGGAGCGGCTCCATAAGCTCGGCTACCCGGTGCTCGTTGGAACGGTGAGCGTCGACGTTTCAGAGACTCTCTCGCGCACGTTCAAGCGCGCGGGGATCGTTCACAACGTTCTCAACGCGAAGTATCACCAGCGTGAGGCGGAGATCGTTGCCGGCGCCGGCCAGCCCGAAGCGGTGACAATCGCGACGAACATGGCCGGTCGCGGGACCGACATCAAACTCGGCGAAGGCGTCACGGTGTCGAAGCCGTCGCAGATCAAGGATCCCGAGGCAAACATCGTCGACGTCGTGGAGATCGGCGGTCTCCACATCATCGGCTCGGAGCGTCACGAGTCACGCCGCATCGACCGCCAGCTACGCGGGCGTTCCGGGCGTCAGGGTGATCCCGGCACGTCGCAATTCTTCCTCTCGCTCGAAGACGATCTGATGCGTCTGTTCGGCAGCGACCGAATCGCAAAGCTCATGGATCGCATGGGCGCCGAGGAAGGCGAGATGCTCACGCATCCGCTCATCACGCGGTCGATCGAGCAGGCCCAGAAGCGGGTCGAGCTGCAGAACTTCCAGTCGCGCAAGCGGCTGCTCGAGTACGACGACGTCATGAACCAGCAGCGTGAGGTCATCTATTCGCTGCGGTCGTTCGCGCTCGACGGCGGCGAGGAGCTGAAGGGCGAAGCCGAGAAGATGATCGAGAAGGGAATCTCGAGGCGCGTGGAGACTGCGCTCGCCGATCTCGACTCCCAGGAGGACTGGGACTTCAGCCTCCTCCGTCAGGACCTGCTGATGCACTACCTGCTGACGGTGCCGTCGTTCGAGGAAGGTGTCGACCGTCCGACGTCGATCACTGAGGCGCAGGAGCACGCAGTCGAAGCCGCGAAGAAGGCGTTCAACGACAAGCTCACGGGACTGGCGGAGTTCGGCGATCGCCTGTTGTCGCTGGTGATGCTGAACGTGCTGGACGAGAAGTGGAAGGATCACCTCTACGATCTCGATCAGCTCCGGAACGCGATTCACTACAGGTCGTGGGGACAGAAGGACCCGCTCATCGAGTACAAGCACGAAGCGTACACGATGTTCGTGGACCTGATGAACGACGTGTATCACACGTTCACGGAGCGCTTCCTTCGGGCGCAGATCAGCTTCAACGCGCCTCCGGTTTTCGAGACCGATAGCGAGCCGGGGGAGGGCGACGGGCAAGGCCGCGCTGTGGCTTCACAAGCGTCGCGTCCGACTCAGCGGTACAACGAGTTCGGCGTGCTCGAGGATGTTCCGGAGCTGGAGCTGGCAGTCAACGGTGAGGAGACGGAAGTCGAGGAAGTGGTTGACGTCGGGCCGGCCGAGCCGCCCACAAAGAAGCGCGCCGCGCGTCCGGAGCCCATCGTGACCGGAGCTGGCCGAGTGCGCTCGCTGAATCCGGTCGCCCAGGCGGGCGTGCCCGGCGTTTCAGGCGGGGGTGCGTCAGCTGACTGGACGAACGTCGGGCGAAACGATCCCTGCCCGTGCGGCTCTGGCAAGAAGTTCAAGAAGTGCCACGGCGCAAATCTTTGA
- the radC gene encoding DNA repair protein RadC: MSSSIRELPSCERPRERLKSHGARALSSAELLAILLGTGSEKNSAIGIGHEILASAHGSLRRLSSQPVAALTSLAGVGTARAVAVHAALELGRRMAAEERDEGIPVRCPRDVHEIFGQRLQDLPVEEFHVAVLDSQHRLERDIAVTRGLLNSSLVHPREVFREAIAENAAAIILIHNHPSGDPTPSSDDRVVTEQLVQAGRVLDIPVQDHIIIGRGRYLSFAEAGLL; the protein is encoded by the coding sequence ATGTCCTCAAGCATACGAGAGCTGCCAAGCTGTGAGCGTCCGCGCGAGCGGCTCAAATCCCACGGCGCGCGGGCGCTCAGCTCGGCCGAGCTCCTCGCGATACTTCTCGGCACCGGATCCGAGAAGAACTCCGCAATCGGCATTGGACATGAGATCCTCGCAAGCGCGCACGGCTCCCTGCGGCGGCTTTCCTCGCAGCCGGTCGCCGCACTGACGAGCCTCGCCGGCGTCGGTACAGCGCGTGCCGTCGCCGTTCATGCTGCACTCGAGCTCGGCCGGCGCATGGCGGCCGAGGAGCGCGACGAAGGCATACCGGTCCGATGTCCGCGAGATGTCCATGAGATTTTCGGGCAGCGTCTCCAGGATCTGCCCGTCGAGGAGTTCCACGTCGCCGTGCTCGACTCGCAGCACCGCCTCGAGCGCGACATCGCCGTGACTCGCGGGCTCCTCAACTCGTCGCTCGTCCACCCGCGCGAAGTATTTCGAGAGGCGATCGCCGAGAACGCAGCCGCGATAATTCTCATTCACAATCACCCGAGCGGCGACCCGACACCGTCGAGCGACGATCGCGTCGTTACCGAGCAGCTCGTGCAGGCGGGACGCGTACTCGACATCCCGGTGCAGGACCACATTATTATTGGAAGAGGGCGTTATCTGAGCTTCGCGGAGGCGGGACTGTTGTGA
- a CDS encoding bifunctional (p)ppGpp synthetase/guanosine-3',5'-bis(diphosphate) 3'-pyrophosphohydrolase, whose product MTATQTIQTQAIIPGWNDNGTPLPERLDQELLARAYRFSEAAHLGQKRLSGENFVSHCVEVAKILAELQLDTVTVASGLIHDVVEDTAVDVAEIETEFGKEIAEIVDGLTKIGHLPINSSQDRQVENYRKLLLSIARDARVILIKLADRLHNMRTLEYLPAEKRRRIAQETRDLYAPLAHRFGMARMRWELEDLAFKHLESSEYKALAKLVAQRRAEREVTIEQVRDPLLKLLNDSGIPNVDVTGRPKHLWSIYKKMTKWDKPYEEIYDLLAIRVLVDSVPDCYHALGVIHERFTPLQERIKDYVGQPKSNGYQSLHTTIFGPGKQLFEIQIRTREMHRTAEYGIAAHWRFKEDAKSADELDRALHWFRQVLELQLDAKTPDEFLEFLKLDLYQDEIFVFTPTGDVIQLPKGATPIDFAFAVHTEVGLHACGARINGRQATLARELRNSDTVEIVTSPSARPSRDWLSHVRTGRARHKIRQRLRIEEQNTSEKLGREILNREVKRRRLPKPAEEQLEAVAKSLKLNDADHLIKSIGQGDLGIVQVLKNLYPDSEMTDAPAKTGPLDWLVDKMRGSPKGVRIQGVDGLMVRYAQCCQPVPGDPVVGYVTRGRGVSIHRADCPNLLMLVLEPERRLDIDWKELEGERFMVRLVLDATDRRGLYADLAKAVSATDTDIRSFELQSSDGHVTGALAVEVENLAHLQRILKAARRVKGVTEVTRKERLASDN is encoded by the coding sequence GTGACGGCTACGCAGACGATTCAAACGCAGGCGATCATTCCTGGCTGGAACGACAACGGCACGCCGCTCCCCGAGCGGCTCGACCAGGAATTGCTCGCCCGCGCCTACCGCTTCAGCGAAGCCGCCCACCTCGGCCAGAAGCGCCTGTCCGGTGAGAACTTCGTCTCCCACTGCGTCGAGGTCGCGAAGATCCTCGCCGAACTGCAGCTCGACACCGTTACAGTCGCCAGTGGTCTCATTCACGATGTGGTCGAGGACACGGCGGTAGACGTCGCCGAGATCGAGACTGAGTTCGGGAAGGAGATTGCGGAGATCGTCGACGGCCTGACGAAGATCGGTCATCTCCCGATCAACTCTTCGCAGGACCGACAGGTAGAGAACTATCGGAAGCTGCTGCTGTCGATTGCCCGCGATGCCCGCGTCATTCTCATCAAGCTCGCCGACCGGCTGCACAACATGCGGACACTCGAGTATCTGCCGGCAGAGAAGCGGCGGCGGATCGCCCAGGAGACGCGGGATCTGTATGCCCCGCTCGCGCATCGCTTCGGAATGGCGCGCATGCGATGGGAGCTCGAGGATCTCGCCTTCAAGCACCTCGAGTCCTCGGAGTACAAGGCGCTGGCAAAGCTCGTTGCACAGCGGCGGGCCGAGCGCGAGGTGACGATCGAGCAGGTCCGCGATCCACTGCTCAAGCTGTTGAATGACTCCGGGATTCCAAACGTCGATGTGACGGGACGGCCGAAGCACCTCTGGTCCATCTATAAAAAGATGACCAAGTGGGACAAGCCATACGAGGAGATCTACGATCTTCTGGCGATCCGCGTGCTCGTCGACTCAGTGCCCGACTGCTACCATGCGCTCGGCGTCATTCACGAGCGGTTCACTCCGCTGCAGGAGAGAATCAAGGATTACGTCGGCCAGCCAAAATCGAACGGCTATCAGTCGCTGCATACGACGATCTTCGGCCCTGGCAAGCAGCTGTTCGAGATACAGATACGAACGCGAGAGATGCATCGCACGGCGGAGTATGGAATCGCCGCGCACTGGCGGTTCAAGGAGGATGCGAAGAGCGCCGACGAGCTCGACCGCGCGCTGCACTGGTTCCGCCAGGTGCTGGAGCTCCAGCTCGATGCGAAGACGCCGGACGAATTTCTCGAGTTCCTGAAGCTCGATCTCTATCAGGACGAGATCTTCGTGTTCACTCCAACGGGCGACGTGATTCAGCTGCCCAAAGGTGCGACGCCAATCGATTTCGCGTTCGCGGTGCACACGGAGGTTGGTCTGCACGCATGCGGCGCGCGGATCAACGGGCGGCAGGCGACGCTTGCCCGCGAGCTGCGGAACTCCGACACAGTCGAGATCGTCACGTCACCTTCCGCGAGACCCAGTCGCGACTGGCTTTCCCACGTACGCACGGGTCGTGCGCGGCACAAGATCAGACAACGGCTCCGCATCGAGGAGCAGAACACCTCGGAGAAGCTCGGCCGCGAGATACTCAATCGCGAGGTGAAGCGGCGCCGTCTGCCCAAGCCGGCCGAAGAGCAGCTGGAGGCGGTGGCAAAGTCGCTGAAGCTGAACGACGCGGATCACCTGATCAAGTCGATCGGTCAGGGGGATCTCGGGATCGTGCAGGTGCTGAAGAATCTCTATCCCGATTCGGAGATGACCGATGCGCCCGCCAAGACGGGGCCGCTCGACTGGCTCGTGGACAAGATGCGGGGAAGCCCGAAGGGTGTCCGCATCCAGGGCGTCGACGGGCTGATGGTGCGTTACGCGCAGTGCTGCCAGCCGGTGCCCGGCGATCCTGTGGTTGGCTACGTCACGCGCGGGCGCGGTGTGAGCATCCATCGAGCGGATTGCCCGAATCTCTTGATGCTGGTGCTCGAGCCGGAGCGACGCCTCGACATCGACTGGAAGGAGCTCGAGGGTGAGCGGTTTATGGTGCGGCTGGTTCTCGACGCGACGGACCGGCGCGGGCTATACGCCGATTTGGCCAAGGCGGTCTCAGCTACCGACACCGATATCCGGAGCTTCGAGCTTCAGAGCTCCGATGGGCATGTCACCGGAGCGCTAGCCGTCGAAGTGGAGAATCTTGCTCACTTGCAGAGGATTCTTAAAGCGGCGCGACGCGTGAAGGGGGTTACCGAGGTCACGCGTAAGGAGAGATTGGCAAGCGATAACTGA
- a CDS encoding DUF4160 domain-containing protein: MPAVSRFLGIVISILYRDHGPPHFHASYGGHEITVGIRDGSVVGRFPTRALKHVLEWRELHETGLMENWQLARERRPLKQIAPLE; this comes from the coding sequence ATGCCGGCAGTCAGCCGCTTCCTCGGAATCGTGATTTCGATCTTGTATCGGGACCATGGCCCGCCGCACTTTCATGCGAGCTATGGCGGCCATGAAATTACAGTTGGGATCCGAGACGGATCCGTGGTCGGACGGTTTCCAACACGGGCTTTGAAACACGTCTTGGAATGGCGGGAACTGCACGAAACCGGACTGATGGAGAATTGGCAGCTTGCCAGAGAGCGGCGACCACTGAAGCAGATTGCGCCACTTGAGTAG
- a CDS encoding DUF2442 domain-containing protein, whose product MLNVIEARYLHDHVVWLRFNDGLEGEVDLAPELEGEIFEPLRERKFFAQVRLDPEVRTIVWPNGADFAPEFLHSLIRVVA is encoded by the coding sequence TTGTTGAATGTTATCGAAGCGCGGTATTTGCACGACCATGTCGTCTGGCTCCGTTTCAACGATGGGCTCGAGGGCGAAGTTGACCTGGCGCCTGAGCTGGAAGGCGAGATTTTTGAGCCGTTGCGCGAGCGCAAGTTCTTCGCCCAGGTCAGACTCGATCCGGAGGTTCGGACAATTGTCTGGCCTAACGGCGCTGATTTCGCCCCGGAATTCCTGCATTCACTGATTCGAGTCGTCGCGTAG